The following proteins are encoded in a genomic region of Coffea eugenioides isolate CCC68of chromosome 6, Ceug_1.0, whole genome shotgun sequence:
- the LOC113773615 gene encoding xyloglucan galactosyltransferase XLT2-like: MEVTVPYPTGFHPRTVTEIKQWQEFVRGRKRTNLFTFVGGKRGSIKNDFRALLLDHCYNESDSCKAIDCAKTACLDSSTAVLEIFLSSDFCLQPRERIVGQYVLFMSSELEPFSVFIHRNRVRNGTSIRKVLEGYSGEAIKRMRNTVINMIPRISYSFSGGRPGNLKDAFDIAVEEMLRRIVSNKPSLEGPSS; this comes from the exons ATGGAAGTTACCGTACCCTATCCTACCGGATTTCATCCCCGGACCGTGACCGAAATTAAGCAATGGCAGGAATTTGTGCGAGGTAGAAAACGGACGAACCTCTTCACGTTTGTAGGGGGAAAGCGTGGATCTATAAAGAACGACTTCAGGGCTTTGCTGCTGGATCACTGTTACAACGAATCTGATTCGTGCAAAGCTATAGATTGTGCAAAGACAGCTTGCTTGGACAGCTCTACAGCGGTTCTTGAAATATTTCTGAGCTCAGACTTCTGTTTGCAGCCCAGAG aaaggattGTGGGTCAGTACGTGTTGTTTATGTCCAGTGAATTGGAGCCTTTCTCGGTTTTTATACACAGGAATCGGGTAAGGAATGGGACTTCGATAAGGAAAGTATTGGAGGGATATAGTGGAGAAGCTATCAAGAGGATGAGGAACACGGTAATTAACATGATTCCAAGGATTTCGTACAGCTTTTCTGGAGGAAGACCTGGCAATCTCAAAGATGCGTTTGATATAGCTGTGGAGGAAATGCTAAGAAGAATAGTTTCAAATAAGCCAAGCCTTGAGGGACCATCATCATGA